The Periophthalmus magnuspinnatus isolate fPerMag1 chromosome 10, fPerMag1.2.pri, whole genome shotgun sequence genome segment CTACAGGAACAGAAATAAATACCATTGTGTACAGCGCTCATTGTCAAACAGGCTTAttgcagctgttttttttattgtaatccAGAGAAGGGGACATGCTATGTCAGAGACACCAGTGGGAACTGCGTATTCGTTATCCTGCCTGTAATTTAACTGTGGAGCGAACGTCCAGAAACCCTGTACTTTCTCTCCACTACACTGTGACCACACAACCAGCACATGTACATCTGATGGTTTTCAGTCCAGGTCCATTTCAGGTTTGTTTTCTGTAGCTGCCGATGTGTTGCTGCCGGCGGCATCAGCTGCTGCTTTGTCGTCTTGGGATTTCTCCTGCCCGTTGACAGGCCCGTTCTGTTCAGCAGGCGGCTCCTCCTTCGGTAACTCTACTTTGGGCTTGGGTTTGGTCACAATAGGATTACAAGCAGAGAAGAGCTCctgaaagtaaaataaaaacagtcataTTGAATGTTTGAACTCAGTATGGTGTTTACAGGTCTCCAAGGCATAATTATATAAAACACAACCTGAGtttgtaataaaaacagaataaaaacataccCTTGTTTTTGCTGCAATGTCCTTGACTTTTACTGTGGGATCAGCTGTCAGACTCTGTTTGCTTTGTTGGTTCATGGCACTGTTCATCCAGATCATCGCATCATTGGTCAGTTTATCTACTTTAGATACATCAGCCTCTTCCAAATGGTCGTATTGCTCctccttaaaaatataaatatacatttctATTAAAAAGGCAAACAAAACAGTTTGACAAATCGTCTATAGTTTTGCTCGTACCTTCATCTTGTACGCCTCAACAAATTTCATATACAGCTGAATTTGTTTTCCCAACTCTTCAAATGCTTTCGGCCTCTCTTCTGCCTCTAAATACCTTTCTTGGATAGGCAGACCAAGtttctgtaaaacaaaaaaagttagtaTTAAGAAAGTCCTTATTAGTTTTTTATTCCCCTATTTCATTACCTTTAACTCAGCCAGTTTGTCGATGTACACTTGTTTGGGTTGGTCCTCGCCTTCTTCATACAGCCAGTTCTCAGTATCCTCCAGCTTTAGAGACAACGCATCTCGGTCCTAAACACAAAGCGACCGTGAAGCCAAACACGTCCAAACACTCGTTAAATGCGATTCATGCTTTTTGTTAGTCGACGTATTGACTCACAGACTCGCTGACAAACTTCTCATACATCCCATGCAGTTTGTCCCTCATGTCATAAACGTACTCTTCCACATTATTCTTGGCGTcgttcctctccttctccagctTGTCCTGCATGATCATCTTACCCTAAGGAGGAGTCACAACAGCAGCTGTAACCACTGTATACAACTGTGTACTGACGGTCAGGCCGGATACACACACTGAGTGAATGTAGTTACCTCGTTTTCTACAAAAAGATTCAACATGTCGACCGCCAGCTGCCACTGTGGGCTGTTTTCAATTGGAAGCTCCAgcacttttgtttttactttagcCTTTTTAGCTTGTGGAGGATTGTCAGACTTCTTTTCACCCTTGTTCTCTTGCGTGGTggtctaaacaaacaaaaaaaacacgacACATTTATTATTGGCTCTCTGACTCCCATTAGAAATCAGCAGATTCAGATTCTTGCCTCCATTTCTTCAGTCTCCTGAGATGTTTTGTCTTCTGGCTCTTTAGGACTTTCCCCTTGACCTTGGTGCTCTTCTTGGTCAGTTTGCATTTTATTCTGTTGACAAAGACACTCACATTCAAGCAAAAGTAACAGATTATTTTTCAAGTGTATTTTAATGCCTCACCTCTGCATCCTTGTCTTGGGTCTGGTCTGTTTCCATGGGCTCCTCCGTCTCATCGCACTTCTGTACTTCGACCAGGGAGGCACTGGAGACGCTGAATATTCCATGAATGTTCACAcgcactttaactttaacctTAGAGCTCTCTCCAGACGCCTGTGGGACAACTTTCTGGATCATAAATTGACCtagacaaataaatgaaaaaattaaatacaatacgAAAGCATAAGAAAGATTATTTTAGACACAATTTGCCTTACCAATAGTGGGATCAGGATACGGCAACTCATTATGGCAATTATAATAGGCCTCTAAAGAGAACGGCTCTCTCCGGTAGAAAGTCAAAACTTTTGAGAAGGGTGCTGCATGGTTTTTGGGAAACACCTCACAATCACtagaacaaaaataattattgtTAAATCTAAAATATAGAGACTTACAGATAAATATAGAGAGTTGATTATTCTTTACCTCACTCCTTCCTCTGCAGCTGAATGCCACTTTAGAGAGATTGGGTAGGGAACCACATCTGTGATTGAGAATTCACGGACTTTGAAAGCAGGAGACAGAATTGCGCActgcaagaaaaagaaaatatatttgactTGTTGTAAATTGTATTAACTTAAATTGAAATATACAAAGAGTTCCAAATTTCAGGTTTACAAACAGAACATGTGATACCTGCAGGGCACATCCTCTGGCCACAGCTTCGTCAGCATTTAGTGTGGTGCTCAGTTCCTTTCCAAAGAATTTGCTGATTCTTTCCTTAACAGCCGGGATCCTTGAAGCCCCTCCCACTATCTCTACTGCATAGATGTCGTCCCTCTTTAGCTcttggagaaaaaaataataatttgtaacGTTAACTGAAAAAGCCCTACATGAAACAGTCACATAGCCAAAGCATTACTCACTCGCTTGTTCCAACAAACTGTGCAGTGGAGGCTCAACTCTCGCAAGAATGTCAGCACACATCTCCTCAAAATGTCCTCTTTAGCAAAAGGAAAACATCATCGTTTAGAGAGATTGACTGAGATAAACgctatacattttaaaacactattTACCTGTTCATTTTCCCAGTTACATCAATATCGTTCATGAAGCATTCAATGTTGAGGGGAAGATCTGAAGAGTTAGCGCTCATCAACTTCTTGAGTTTTTCACATTCCTGGTACAGCCGAACCAGAGCCCTGGGCTTGGACTTTACATCAAGCTTGTACTTTTTGCCAAATTCCTCACAGAAGTGTTGGACCAGTACCTCATCAAAGTCTTTACCTCCAAGTTCTGGGTCACATGCTGTAGCAAgaacctgaaaaacaaaacaatacgaATAAATAACATTGAATAGAGACTAAAGGACATtctcttgtttacatttattaaaactaCCGACCTTCAGTTTGCCCTTATTAAAAGAGCATATAGAGGTTTGGAATCCTGAATGACCCAAGTCTACAAACACCACATTCCTGGGTTTTTCTTCAGGAGCAGGGAGATCCTGCTTATAGATGCCATACGCCAAAGCAACTGTAATAAATTGCCATTGtaattttacaaacaaaaatgtttaagatgaatttaaaaaacaacaaataatttGGAAAATACCTGCTGTTGTCTCATTCATAAGTCGCAGGCAGTTGAGTCCAGCAATCTGAGCTGCGTCTACAACAGATCTCCTCTCAGCATCAGTGTAATAGCAGGGAACCtggtgaaaaacacaacaaatacattAGACAGAATAACATCTGGACTATGAAGCTGCACTAACAGAACTGATGTGTTTTTTGAGTCTTACAGAAACAACACAGTCAGCCACAGGCTTCTTCAGAGCACTTTCTGCCGTC includes the following:
- the hspa4b gene encoding heat shock 70 kDa protein 4b, which produces MSVVGFDVGFMSCYVAVARAGGIETVANEYSDRSTPACVSFGPRNRSIGAAAKSQVVTNCKNTVQGFKKFHGRAFSDPFVQRLKSSLVYDITQMPTGTTGIKVTYMEEEKIFSIEQVTAMLLTKLKETAESALKKPVADCVVSVPCYYTDAERRSVVDAAQIAGLNCLRLMNETTAVALAYGIYKQDLPAPEEKPRNVVFVDLGHSGFQTSICSFNKGKLKVLATACDPELGGKDFDEVLVQHFCEEFGKKYKLDVKSKPRALVRLYQECEKLKKLMSANSSDLPLNIECFMNDIDVTGKMNRGHFEEMCADILARVEPPLHSLLEQAKLKRDDIYAVEIVGGASRIPAVKERISKFFGKELSTTLNADEAVARGCALQCAILSPAFKVREFSITDVVPYPISLKWHSAAEEGVSDCEVFPKNHAAPFSKVLTFYRREPFSLEAYYNCHNELPYPDPTIGQFMIQKVVPQASGESSKVKVKVRVNIHGIFSVSSASLVEVQKCDETEEPMETDQTQDKDAENKMQTDQEEHQGQGESPKEPEDKTSQETEEMETTTQENKGEKKSDNPPQAKKAKVKTKVLELPIENSPQWQLAVDMLNLFVENEGKMIMQDKLEKERNDAKNNVEEYVYDMRDKLHGMYEKFVSESDRDALSLKLEDTENWLYEEGEDQPKQVYIDKLAELKKLGLPIQERYLEAEERPKAFEELGKQIQLYMKFVEAYKMKEEQYDHLEEADVSKVDKLTNDAMIWMNSAMNQQSKQSLTADPTVKVKDIAAKTRELFSACNPIVTKPKPKVELPKEEPPAEQNGPVNGQEKSQDDKAAADAAGSNTSAATENKPEMDLD